One window of the Actinomycetota bacterium genome contains the following:
- the rpsO gene encoding 30S ribosomal protein S15 — MVLPKEEKAAIIGEYRLHESDTGSPEVQIAILTKRINYLTEHLKRYKKDHHSRRGLLKMVGQRRRLLNYLKDIDIERYRTLLEKLGLRG, encoded by the coding sequence TTGGTTTTACCGAAGGAGGAAAAAGCGGCAATAATCGGGGAATACCGACTTCATGAGAGCGATACAGGCTCCCCCGAGGTACAAATCGCCATTCTGACCAAGAGAATAAATTATCTTACCGAGCACCTCAAGCGATATAAAAAGGACCATCACTCCCGTCGAGGACTTTTGAAAATGGTGGGTCAGAGGAGGAGATTACTCAATTACCTCAAGGACATCGATATCGAAAGATATCGAACGCTCCTTGAGAAGCTTGGGTTGCGCGGTTAG
- a CDS encoding bifunctional riboflavin kinase/FAD synthetase: protein MKIIRGLENLKSLGEKSVVTIGMFDGIHRGHQRIIGATIEEARKRRARSVVLTFEPHPMEVLKLGSHPPILTSTELKAELIEALGADIFLVVNFTKGFANLSPKEFIDHIILNLLNACCLVVGETFKFGKDAEGDVTFLKEYGSKRGFDIISIPLLEVNGKFISSTYVRELLKEGELQKVKEILGRYPRIIGEVIKGCGRGKSLGFCTANLRTADKASIPKRGVYAGFIEFNGERKMCTINIGTSPTFGGRRFKIETFIIDFKGDLYGKRVKLEICARIRGEKTFRNEKELANQIREDIEVTKSLLFTGFSEYVKINRRKR from the coding sequence ATGAAAATCATTAGAGGATTGGAAAATCTTAAATCTTTAGGAGAAAAGAGTGTGGTCACCATCGGAATGTTCGATGGTATCCATAGGGGACACCAAAGGATAATCGGAGCTACCATTGAGGAAGCTCGCAAAAGAAGAGCCCGAAGCGTGGTGCTTACTTTCGAACCTCATCCCATGGAAGTCTTAAAACTCGGAAGTCATCCGCCTATTCTTACAAGTACCGAATTAAAAGCGGAATTGATAGAGGCTCTGGGAGCGGATATATTTTTGGTCGTCAATTTCACAAAGGGATTTGCAAACCTCTCCCCTAAAGAATTCATAGATCATATAATCCTTAACTTGTTGAACGCTTGTTGCCTGGTGGTGGGGGAAACCTTCAAATTCGGCAAGGATGCCGAGGGAGATGTAACCTTCCTCAAAGAGTATGGATCAAAAAGAGGTTTCGATATAATATCTATTCCTTTACTTGAGGTAAATGGAAAATTCATCAGCAGCACATACGTCCGCGAGCTTCTGAAAGAGGGAGAATTACAAAAGGTAAAAGAAATTCTCGGTCGATACCCTCGAATAATTGGTGAGGTAATAAAGGGATGTGGTCGAGGAAAATCTCTTGGCTTTTGCACAGCCAATTTGAGAACAGCAGACAAGGCGTCTATCCCAAAGAGGGGGGTTTACGCCGGTTTCATAGAGTTCAATGGGGAAAGGAAGATGTGCACCATAAATATCGGGACAAGTCCCACCTTTGGAGGAAGAAGGTTCAAGATAGAGACCTTTATCATAGATTTCAAAGGAGATCTCTATGGAAAGAGAGTTAAACTCGAAATTTGTGCAAGAATTCGGGGTGAAAAAACATTCCGAAATGAAAAGGAACTCGCCAATCAAATAAGAGAAGACATCGAGGTAACCAAATCTCTTCTGTTTACTGGATTTTCCGAGTATGTTAAGATAAACAGGAGGAAGCGCTAG
- the truB gene encoding tRNA pseudouridine(55) synthase TruB: MDGLLIVNKLPGITSHDVVERVRRILKTRRVGHTGTLDPMATGVLVLCIGRATKLTQFLQSDTKEYVVEMQLGIRTDTQDSTGKILSVVPCSITPGKMEKIFEEFRGNVWQVPPMTSAVKVGGRPLYKLASRGREVKRPRRKVKIFELELLKIDGDGHPRVKFRVKCSKGTYIRTLCADIGEVLGYGAHMSRLTRISCGNFHLDSALTLEKVQKLAEENYLHKAIIPMNKALERYPFVLVKGDFKEKILNGVPLRAGMVESRSQFIERNQFIRLIDVQQGLLAIAKATTTFSDEVQIDPARVIAKPVRVFC; the protein is encoded by the coding sequence ATGGATGGTTTGTTAATAGTGAATAAACTCCCCGGAATTACCTCCCACGATGTCGTTGAAAGGGTAAGAAGGATTCTGAAAACCAGAAGGGTTGGACATACAGGAACTCTGGATCCCATGGCTACTGGGGTTCTTGTACTTTGCATCGGACGAGCTACTAAGCTTACTCAATTCCTTCAATCGGATACCAAAGAATACGTAGTGGAGATGCAGCTGGGCATTAGAACTGATACGCAAGACAGCACGGGGAAAATTTTATCCGTAGTGCCCTGTTCCATCACACCGGGAAAAATGGAAAAAATATTCGAGGAATTCAGAGGCAATGTATGGCAGGTACCACCCATGACCTCAGCGGTAAAAGTGGGAGGTAGACCCCTTTATAAACTAGCCAGTAGAGGCAGGGAGGTTAAGCGCCCTCGCCGCAAGGTTAAAATCTTCGAATTGGAACTATTAAAAATCGATGGCGATGGTCATCCCAGAGTCAAATTTCGCGTGAAATGTTCGAAGGGCACCTACATTCGGACTCTCTGCGCGGATATTGGAGAAGTTTTAGGCTATGGAGCGCATATGAGTAGGCTCACCAGAATTAGCTGCGGAAATTTCCATTTAGATTCGGCCTTAACCCTGGAAAAAGTCCAAAAACTAGCCGAGGAAAATTACCTGCATAAAGCGATAATTCCGATGAACAAAGCTTTAGAACGATATCCTTTCGTCCTGGTAAAGGGAGATTTTAAAGAAAAAATATTAAATGGAGTGCCTTTAAGAGCTGGAATGGTCGAAAGCCGATCTCAATTCATTGAAAGAAATCAATTCATTCGATTGATCGATGTGCAACAGGGCCTTCTTGCTATAGCTAAAGCTACTACCACCTTTTCTGACGAGGTACAAATTGATCCCGCTCGAGTAATAGCAAAGCCAGTCCGTGTTTTCTGCTAA
- a CDS encoding bifunctional oligoribonuclease/PAP phosphatase NrnA codes for MINDDLRSVAKLILKEKQFVIATHTQPDGDAIGSLLGLGLLLKRMNKKSFASWGESIVIPPQYAFLPGLELIQDPKECPKKPSNFIAIDCASLKRLGILKKSAQNASILVNIDHHGDNDKFGHINVVDENISACAELIFYLSKNLNQKLNRDIALCLYTGMVTDTGRFQYSNTSIQTFQAAKELLEYGISPNYVFQNVYENIPFSYTKLLGLSLSKAKFLPNLGFIYTLILQKDLASTEARMEEAENLIDFLRAVKGTRVAAVLKEMSNGSIRVSLRSRGGINVAKIAEIFGGGGHPDAAGYISSHDPDKTLEVLLKIISEEVLRMRRMCKRE; via the coding sequence ATGATAAATGATGACTTGCGTTCCGTGGCCAAATTAATTCTTAAGGAAAAGCAATTTGTGATAGCCACGCATACCCAGCCAGATGGAGATGCGATAGGATCACTCCTGGGACTGGGGTTACTCTTAAAGCGAATGAATAAAAAATCCTTTGCGAGCTGGGGCGAATCCATCGTAATTCCGCCTCAGTATGCCTTCCTCCCAGGGCTTGAACTCATTCAAGATCCTAAGGAATGCCCCAAAAAACCCTCCAATTTCATTGCCATCGATTGTGCCAGTTTAAAACGTTTGGGAATATTAAAGAAATCCGCACAAAATGCCTCCATTCTCGTGAATATCGATCACCATGGTGATAATGATAAATTCGGTCACATAAATGTAGTCGATGAAAATATCTCAGCCTGTGCGGAGCTCATCTTTTATCTCAGTAAGAACTTGAATCAAAAACTCAATAGGGATATTGCCCTCTGCCTTTACACGGGGATGGTCACTGATACTGGGAGATTCCAATATTCAAATACCTCCATACAGACCTTTCAGGCGGCAAAGGAGCTTCTGGAATACGGTATATCGCCAAATTATGTTTTCCAAAACGTCTATGAAAATATCCCCTTCTCCTACACCAAGCTTTTGGGGTTATCCCTTTCAAAAGCGAAATTCCTACCCAATTTGGGTTTCATTTACACCTTAATCCTGCAGAAGGATTTGGCCTCAACCGAGGCAAGGATGGAGGAAGCTGAAAATCTTATCGATTTCCTCAGAGCGGTCAAAGGAACAAGAGTTGCAGCAGTTTTAAAGGAGATGTCCAATGGAAGCATTAGAGTCAGCCTTCGATCCAGAGGAGGTATCAACGTAGCCAAAATAGCTGAAATATTCGGTGGGGGAGGGCATCCAGATGCCGCAGGCTACATATCCTCCCATGACCCTGACAAGACGCTTGAGGTTTTACTCAAGATCATAAGCGAAGAAGTCCTACGGATGCGTAGGATGTGCAAGCGAGAGTGA
- the rbfA gene encoding 30S ribosome-binding factor RbfA, whose product MMRTSRLAEIFKEEISDIIQRELKDPRIGFVTITAVEVSPDLRYATVFLSVLGKKLEQENTLEGLESAKGFIKTELGKRIRIKFLPDLTFKIDESIKEGMRISELLKRIQKGD is encoded by the coding sequence ATGATGCGCACATCTCGGCTTGCAGAGATTTTTAAAGAGGAAATTAGCGATATTATCCAGAGGGAATTGAAGGATCCTCGCATCGGTTTTGTCACCATTACCGCCGTCGAAGTATCGCCGGATTTAAGATACGCTACCGTTTTCCTTAGCGTCTTAGGAAAGAAATTGGAGCAGGAAAACACCCTTGAGGGATTGGAAAGTGCCAAGGGATTCATTAAAACGGAATTGGGGAAAAGGATCAGGATAAAGTTTCTCCCGGATCTCACCTTTAAGATCGATGAATCCATAAAGGAAGGAATGCGTATCTCGGAGCTTCTGAAGCGCATTCAAAAAGGGGATTAA
- a CDS encoding DUF503 domain-containing protein produces MIIGVAQLELFLPECRSLKEKRQIIKSIIDRIRGKYSVSMAEIDNHGLWQRATLGIACVSLSDYQAQRVLSDIERCVENLNKATVLSHKVTLLSP; encoded by the coding sequence TTATCGGTGTTGCCCAGCTCGAATTATTTCTCCCGGAATGTAGATCGCTTAAAGAAAAAAGGCAGATCATTAAGAGTATCATCGATCGCATTAGGGGTAAATATAGTGTTTCCATGGCGGAAATCGACAATCATGGACTTTGGCAGAGAGCAACGTTGGGGATCGCTTGCGTTTCCCTTTCGGATTATCAAGCTCAAAGGGTCCTTTCGGATATTGAACGATGTGTAGAAAATCTTAATAAGGCCACCGTCCTCAGCCACAAGGTCACTCTCCTGTCCCCCTAA